In Haliaeetus albicilla chromosome 26, bHalAlb1.1, whole genome shotgun sequence, the sequence AAGCCAGGTTTTAGCCTGAAGTGGTTTCACCCCAGAGATGCTCAGCTGGGCCAGCACTGGATACTGCCTTGTTTTCCTCCCCAAAGACTCACAGCCTCCTCTCCATCAGTGAAGCAGCTCTGGCAGGGGCACAGAGGGGGCCAATGCAGGCTGCCCCgagcctgcaggcagtggggaGGGTAAAGCAGAGGGGGTCCGCCTGGGGAGGCTGAAGGCAGCATGGGGCGGCCCCTCCCTGGGAGCTGGGTAACCTTGTTTGGCAGGAGGGAACAGGGTTATTTATAGCCAGAGAATGGCCAAGCCATACAAGGGCAGGAGGGATGAGGTGCCTGACTGCCCTTCTTTGGCGAGCTGCATCCCAGAGGGGCTTCTCCCAGGTGTTCCCCCCACCACTGGCTCCAGGGACCTGCCAGCACAGTTCAGCATGGATGCCCACTGGCCAGGAGCAATGCTGTGGGGAGATGGGAGCAAGCAGTGGGGGAAGAGCCTCTCAGTCTGTGCTCAAGAGGGTCCCCATGCCCAAAAGGCCAGAGTCCCTGTGCTGTGCCAAGCAGCATCCTGGGGTAGCCAGTATCCCTGGCTGGGGAGAGCACCCACTCCCAGTCCCATGCAGGCAGGTGTGGGCAAGGCCATGCCCATACTGGGCTGAGCAGCGCTCGCCTCTGCCAGACAATGCTCCTGAAGCTGCTGGGCAGGGCGCTGCCAGGGCAGGACTGGCCAGCCACCATGGGTTGTTGAGCCCCAGTGCCTTCCTTCAGGATAgcctggggcagctgggggtCTCCCTGCCTCTGGGCCTGACCCACTGCCTCCCCCCTGCAGTATGGCATCGTGCTGGACGCCGGGTCCTCCCACACAGCCATGTTCATCTACAAGTGGCCTGCAGACAAGGAGAATGACACTGGGGTGGTCAGCGAGCACAGCATGTGCGATGTGGAGGGTAAGGACTGTCCCAGTCCCCGGGGGCCAGTGCCTGGTGGAAGGGTCTCTCATGTCCCCTGTGGGCAGGGCACCGCGATGGTGTGAATGCCCCTGCCGTGCCCAGCTGCCTCCCTGCGTATTCAGCAGTGCAGTGAGGTGTTATGAGGAGTCCAGCTCTGTTTCCAAAAcctccccatctccctccccaGGTTTGCAGCCATGCATGCCTGTGGTTTATCTTTTCCTGGCATGCATTGAACCACCAGGAAACAATTCAGCTCCCTGCCTAGCCCAGTGAGGAGTGAGGGATGGTTTTCCACTCCCCATTTAAGCGACCTTTCCCAGGCTGTCAGCCAGTGGGGGATGTGGCATGGGCAGGGACATGTGGCTGGACTCTGAAGGACTCCATGCCCACAGGAACCTGCAGCACCTGCCTTTTGAACAGCCTGGGAAGGGCAAAGCTGCCCACCAAGCATCTTCCCACCAAGCATCTTCCCACCACCTGCAGGGAGCAATGCTGTTTCCTCTCCACAGGTCCTGGCATATCCAGCTACAGCTCCAACCCTCCGGCTGCCGGGACAAGCTTGGTGCCCTGCCTGAACCAGGCTCTGAGAGATGTGCCCAAGGAGAAGCATGCAGGCACCCCACTCTACCTGGGTGCCACAGCTGGCATGCGCCTGCTCAAGTGAGTGCTTGTTCTGGCCATGTCAGCTGCCTGGCCTCAAAGGCTGCCTGGGGGGCCCTGCCATGCCACCCTGCTGTCTCGCCACCCATGGCAGGGGTGGAGATGGCGAAGGACAGCTGTGATCTTGCCCCCTTGCCAGGTGAATCTCCTAAATCTCccagctgcctggctctgcGTCCCTTGCAGAGGTGCTCCTGCCTTTCAGAGCAGGAGATGCTCTGCGGGGCACAGCCAGCACATCCCTGGCTGAAAAGTGGCTGGTGTGGAGCCAGCACCAGGATAACCCAACCAGTCTTTTTGGCTAGCCAGGACAAAAGTCCCCCTGCACCCATTGCCAGCCTGATGGGACGCAGTGAAAATAATTACACCCTGAAAACAACACAGAGGAGTGAGTcgtgcccccctcccccagccacAGGGTATGGCTCAGAAGGAGGGAGCACACCTCCATCCCTGCCACCTGCCTCCTTCTCTGGCAGAGACAAGAGGAATTAGCTGGGCTTTTTTGGGGACATCCCTACAGGTACCCAGGCGAGGACCCACCTGCCGCCTGCCCAATGTGCTGTGGCCGGGCCGGGCCCTGAGGGCTGTGCAGGCAGTGGGGTTCTGCTTGCGGCACCCAagtgcagccctgccactctgCCCTCTTGCCTGGCCCGCAGCATCACAAATGTGCAGGCTTCAGATGCCGTCCTCAGCGCCGTGGCAGCCATGCTGAAGTCGTACCCCTTCGATTTCCGGGGGGCAAAGATCCTGTcgggggaagaggaaggggtcTTTGGCTGGGTGACTGCAAACTACCTCCTGGAGAACTTCATCAAGGTGGGCAGGGGATCATGGTGCCCAGAGGGGACGGCTGTGGTGGCCAGGCTGTCCTGCAGCTCATCACATCCCCGCTCTTGTCTTCCTTGCTCAGCGTGGGTGGCTCGGGGAATGGATCCAGCCCCAGAAGAAGACCCTGGGGGCCATGGACTTCGGAGGTGCTTCCACACAGATCACCTTTGAAACCAGGGACACCATTGAAGACCCCAGAAACGAGGTGATGCTGAAGCTGTACGGCCAGGTGTACAAAGTGTACACCCACAGCTTCCTCTGCTATGGAAGGGACCAGGTCCTCAAGAGGCTGCTCTCAAAGCTCCTCCAGGTACCAGCCCTGGCTCTAGGGCAGCCCCGCAGGGCCAGCTGCACACCTTTCCCAGCCAACTCTTGGGTTTTGCCCCAAACCCACTCCTGCGGTTGCAGGGCTTCCTCCCACCTTCTCCATAAGGTGTTGTACTCCTCAGCCAGAGCCAAGATGTCCCAAGTCATCTTAAGATGCTTGTGGCAACTGCCAGCTCTGTGTACCGCTGCCCACGCTCCTCTGCATCTCCCCAGCAGGGAAACataggcaggcaggcagcggtgctggggctgccgcACAGCACCAGGAAGCTGGGGCTACAGCACGGCTCACATATCCCATGCGTCGCTTCTTCGGCAGGCTGCGAGCTACCAAGCAACCATCACCCATCCCTGCTGGCCCACAGGCTACCACAAGAGCCTGTCACTGAGCAGTGTCTACGACAGCCCCTGCACAGAGAAGGAGAGGCCAAGCCTTGCCCTCAACACCACTGTCACCGTGGTTGGCACCGGGAATGGGAGCCTCTGCGCTCTGCATGTCAGCAAGCTCTTCGACTTCACCACCTGCTCCTTTTCCCGCTGCTCCTTTGATGGCATTTTCCAGCCAGAGGTTTCAGGAAACTTCATCGTAAGTCCTGGCATGGAGTGGGGTGGTGGCCCGGTTGCAGGGTGGGCAGGTGTCCCCAGCATCACATGGCAGCAAAGccagcccccccagctctgGAAGGGCAGTCACTTGTGCCCACCACACTGGTCAGAGCAGCTGTTCATGGCAAGAGGGTTTGCTCCCAGCCTGTCCCACAGCTGTCTCCTTTCCTCCATCAGGCCTTCTCTGCCTTCTTCTACACGGTAGACTTCATCCAGGCAGTGATGGGGACACCCGTGCACTTGCCCAGCGACCTGAAGGATGCTGCTGAGACCGTATGTGCCACCAGCTGGAGCGAGGTGGGCTCCTCAGGCATGgcggggaggagagggctgCTTCATGTGGGGCATCACCTGGGCTCTGAGAGCAGCCCTTGGAGGGGGCTGGGTGTCCTGGCACCCAGAGAGTAGGGGGAGGGTGGGTGATGACTCCCATATGGGACCAGGAGAGGCTCAGGTGGGTATGGGCATTGCCTTAGCCAGCCAGATGCAACCACCCAGAGCTTCAGGCAACAGAAAGAAAGCCTGGATCCTGCTGCCTTgaccccttttctctctccctccatgCATCCCATACAGCTGCTCCAGAAAGCCCCCAAGCTGGAGAAGAGGCTGCCGGATTACTGTGCTGTCAGCACGTTTGTTTATTTGCTCACCACCAAAGGCTATAACTTCAACAACCATTCCTTCCCCAACATTGCCTTCCAGAAGAAGGTGGGTAACAGCAGAGCACATACACATCCCATGGTATCTGTTTGGAGTTAGGCCAAAAAGCCCTGCAGGAGAGATGATCCCACAACAAGAAAGAGCCAAGCAATGTGAGGGAAGATCTCAGGGAACAGGGGCAGGCTGGGACTGCCAGGTTTTGGGTGGATCTTCtgggagatggaaaaaaaatgagctgaGCTGACTGTAAGGTGGTCATGGAGTCATGAATTGCAAGGTCCTCCAGTCCTTCCTTGGCCCTCAAGACACCATCCATCTCAAAAAACTCTTTGATCTAATTTGTTGGGAAGTTATCTCGGGGCAGGATCCCACCTTTGCCAAGTCCCCTCACCTGCACGAGCCATGGGATAGGCAGCAAGATCAGGACTGGCCTGAGCGGATGAGATCCTGCTCCCATCAAATGAGCCCAGCTCAGCATGGGACAGTCACTGCTTTGTCCCAGGGCTGGCTGGACCAGCAGGCAAGCGAGGGCTCAGGGTGCTGTGGACTGCCCCAAACCCCTCTCCTCCATTGGGCTGACAGTGAGGTAGTCCTTGGAAGGTCTTTTGAGGGCCATGGAGCTGGGTTGACTAGGGTGGTGACAATGCCATGATGTTTCCACAGGCAGGAGAAACCTCCATTGGCTGGGCCTTGGGCTACATGCTGAACCTCACCAACATGATCCCAGCAGAGAAGCCCTCTTCCCATAAAAGCATGCTGTACAACTACTGGGTCATCCTCATCTTGCTCTTTGTGGTCACCACCCTGACGTCTCTGGTGACTGCCATCTGCCTGCTCCGGCACAGCAAGTCCCTCACAATCTAACAGCAGGGACAGGGTGGGCCTTGTCTGCAGGAACCAGCACCATCCTTCCTGCTGGAGTCTCCATGGCCTGAACACGTGGGATGCGGCAAGTGCTCAGAGATGTCCACCTATGATACCCAACGCTGTCTGTCCCAGAAGGAAAGCTGTGCCTTTTTGCCCTCCCCTTGCTTTCAAGCTGCAGAAAGGGGGGACAGAAGAGGACCACTGGCCCTGTAGAAGAATAGCTTAAGGGTTTCCCAGTGCTACTTGGGGACGGACCCCAGAGCAGGCTCAGGATTTGGATGTCCAGACCTGGGGCATCTTTCTGCTGCCAGACCTGGGCTGGACTGGACCAGCGAGTCCAGACAACAGCAGGATTTATTCTCACGTGcatggggtgggtgggaagTATTACTTATGCTAGTCCTTATAGCTGAGCTTGCTAGCCTGTCCCTGGAGCATCAGCCTCCCAGGGAGCTCTGGGCATCACCCAGAGCCCATGCTGTCTTTCTGGCCAATGCACAAACCCCACTGACCTTCCTGAGGGCCAGATCTTGGCCTGGACTTCCACCAGCCTCAGCACAGGGGGCTTTGGGT encodes:
- the ENTPD2 gene encoding ectonucleoside triphosphate diphosphohydrolase 2, with protein sequence MTRRVAAILLLLALGCLLGILLLCLGSGDTRGPPGFKYGIVLDAGSSHTAMFIYKWPADKENDTGVVSEHSMCDVEGPGISSYSSNPPAAGTSLVPCLNQALRDVPKEKHAGTPLYLGATAGMRLLNITNVQASDAVLSAVAAMLKSYPFDFRGAKILSGEEEGVFGWVTANYLLENFIKRGWLGEWIQPQKKTLGAMDFGGASTQITFETRDTIEDPRNEVMLKLYGQVYKVYTHSFLCYGRDQVLKRLLSKLLQAASYQATITHPCWPTGYHKSLSLSSVYDSPCTEKERPSLALNTTVTVVGTGNGSLCALHVSKLFDFTTCSFSRCSFDGIFQPEVSGNFIAFSAFFYTVDFIQAVMGTPVHLPSDLKDAAETVCATSWSELLQKAPKLEKRLPDYCAVSTFVYLLTTKGYNFNNHSFPNIAFQKKAGETSIGWALGYMLNLTNMIPAEKPSSHKSMLYNYWVILILLFVVTTLTSLVTAICLLRHSKSLTI